One Bradyrhizobium manausense DNA segment encodes these proteins:
- a CDS encoding MlaD family protein — MARASNLVIGTTTLAVIAVAFGGLLGVQKWRSIQSRSQLRVVFEGGSASGLRRGGPVNFDGVPAGQILSIKLESPRKVVALVSLDNVAPLRKDTVAGIEFQGLTGVAAVSLIGGAPSAPPVPLDSDGVPVLTADLSDAESIVDTLHSVDRSIVSNAPAIKEGLRTFENYTADLRGKGDEIDAVMLKVDNAFAGFDKAVTKIEGVVPGFVDGKADELFEKIKGLHELADTMKKKSASFLEDTRRSLLDVSEAANKMSGAPAPAAAPRPPRKPAQPKR, encoded by the coding sequence ATGGCACGCGCGAGCAATCTGGTGATCGGAACGACGACGCTGGCGGTGATCGCCGTGGCGTTCGGCGGCCTGCTTGGCGTGCAGAAATGGCGCAGCATCCAGAGCCGCAGCCAGTTGCGCGTCGTGTTCGAGGGCGGGTCCGCGAGCGGGCTGCGTCGCGGCGGTCCGGTCAATTTCGACGGCGTGCCGGCCGGCCAGATCCTGTCGATCAAGCTGGAGAGCCCGCGCAAGGTCGTGGCCCTGGTGTCGCTCGACAACGTCGCGCCGCTTCGCAAGGACACGGTGGCCGGCATCGAGTTCCAGGGCCTCACGGGTGTCGCGGCGGTCTCACTGATCGGCGGCGCTCCGTCCGCCCCGCCGGTGCCGCTGGATTCGGACGGCGTCCCGGTCCTGACCGCCGATCTCAGTGACGCCGAATCCATCGTCGACACGCTGCACAGCGTCGATCGCAGCATCGTCAGCAACGCGCCCGCGATCAAGGAGGGCCTGCGCACCTTCGAGAACTATACGGCCGATCTCAGAGGCAAGGGCGACGAAATCGACGCGGTGATGCTCAAAGTCGACAATGCGTTTGCGGGATTCGACAAGGCAGTCACCAAGATCGAGGGCGTGGTGCCGGGCTTCGTCGACGGCAAGGCCGACGAACTGTTCGAAAAGATCAAGGGACTCCACGAGCTCGCCGACACCATGAAGAAGAAATCGGCAAGCTTCCTCGAGGACACCCGTCGCTCGCTGCTCGATGTCAGCGAAGCCGCCAACAAGATGAGCGGAGCGCCCGCGCCCGCCGCCGCCCCTCGCCCGCCGCGCAAGCCGGCGCAACCGAAGCGTTAG